In Planctomycetota bacterium, the genomic stretch GAGATCCGCGTAGCTCACGTAGAAGAGGCCGTTCTCCTTGAACCGGGGATGAAACTCGATGGCGTAGAGACCGCATTCCAGGAACTGGAAGAACGTGTTGGCCCGGTTGTCATAGAAGGGCTCCGGGAGGACCTTTCCCGAACGGTCGATGATGCGGATGGTGCCGGGACGCTCGCACACGAACAGCCGGCCCGTGCCGTCGCGCGGGCTGGCCACGTGAACGGGATCCACGAAGCCCCCGGCCACCTCCACGAGTTCCACCTTCACGCCCGACTTGGCTCCCGGCAGCCTGCCCCCGGGGCGCGCCACCTCGATCCGGACCGGCTCGGCGGACTCGACCATCAGAGACTTCCGCGGGGCGGACTTCGGCGCCGCGGCGGGCGCGGCCCCCGACGCGCATCCCCCCAGAAACGCCACGACGCTCGCCGCGAAGGCGACGGTCTGCTTCATAAGACGTTCCTCCCCCGAGTTCCCTACGTGATGTAGTTCCCCGAACCGGGCCGTTCCGGTAGCCGAAACGCACGCCAAGGTATCCGCGCCTCGCGAAGGGCGTCAAGAAATTGGTCCGAACTTACCGCGGCCGCGTCCCCACGGGTAATAAGCGCAGGAGGGACGATCCTTGCAACGCGCGGGCGATCATGGTACCACTGGGACTGCCGTGGAGGTGACGCGCCGGTCGTTCCTCAAGGTTTCCGCCGCGGGCGCCCTCGTCACGCCCCTCGGCTTCGATCTCTCCCCCGCCCTGGCCGAGGCCCGCCGGTTCAAGATCGCCCGCACGACCGAAACCCGCTCGATCTGCCCCTACTGCTCCGTCTCCTGCGGCGTCATCGTCCACACGCGCGGCGACGGCAAGAACACCCAGCGACAGATCGTCCACGTGGAAGGCGACCCGGACCACCCGATCAACCAGGGCACGCTCTGCCCCAAAGGCGCCACCCTCAAACACTACGTGGACAACGACCGCCGCCTCGTGCGCCCCCTCCATCGCGCCCCCGGGGCGCGGGAGTGGACCCCGATCTCCTGGGACGAGGCCGTCGACCGCATCGCCCGCCGGATCAAGGCCACGCGGGACGCGACCTTCGTGGCCCAGGACGCGCGCGGCCGGCGCGTCCACCGCCTGGAGTCGATCGCCGCGATCGGCGGATGCACGGACACCAACGAATTCAACTGGCTCTTCCAGAAAACCGCCCGCGCCCTCGGCATCGTCCACCTGGAACAGCAATCGCGGATCTGACACGGCCCCACGGTGGCGAGTCTCGCCCCCACGTTCGGCCGCGGCGCGATGACCAACGGATGGACCGACATCCGCAACGCCGACGTCATCCTGGCCATGGGCGGCAACCCCGCCGAGAATCACCCCTGCGGCTTCAAGTGGGCGATCGAGGCCAAGAAGAAGCGCGGCGCCCGGCTCGTCTGCGTGGACCCGCGTTACAACCGCACCGCCGCCGTCAGCGACGCCTTCGTCCCGATCCGCTCCGGCACCGATATCGCCTTCCTGGGCGGCCTCATCCGCCACGCGCTGGAAAACCGCCGCTTCCATGAGGAGTACGTCCGGCTCCACACGAATGCGCTCTTCCTGCTCGAACCCGGCTCGGAGTTCGACCCCCGGGAAGGCGTCTTCGGAGGCTTCGACGGGACCCGCTACGACCGCTCCCGCTGGAGATACCGCCTCGACGACAAGGGCTTCGCCCGCCGGGCGGCGTCGCTCGACGATCCGGACTGCGTCTTCCAGCATCTGCGGCGCCACTTCTCGCGCTACACGCCCGAAGTCGTCGCGGACATCTGCGGCTGCTCCCGTGAAGACTTCCTCAGGGCCGCCGACATCGTCACGTCGACCGGCACCCCGGACCGCGTGGGCACGATCCTGTACGCCCTCGGCTGGACCCAGCACTCGACGGCCGTCCAGATCATCCGGTCCGCGGCGATCCTGCAGCTCCTGCTCGGCAACGTGGGCCGCCCGGGCGGGGGCGTGAACGCCCTGCGCGGCCACGCCAACATCCAGGGCGGCACCGACCACGGCGTGGCCTATCACGCGCTGCCCGGATATCTTCGGATGCCCGAACCGGACGACCGAACGGCGGCGGACTACCTGCGTCGCCTGATCCCGCCCGCCCTGTCTCCGACCTCCATGAACTACTGGGCCCACGCCGACCGCTTCTTCGTCTCCCTCATGAAGGCCCTGTACGGCAAGGCCGCCACGGCGGAAAACGACTGGGCCTACGACTGGCTCCCCAAAGTCGACGGCAACTACTCGTGGGTCTACATCTTCGACCGCATGTATCGCGGCCAGATCCGTGGGTTTCTCGTCTTCGGCATGAACCCCGTGGCCAACGGGCCCAACTCCGAAAAGATCCTCGCGGCCCTCTCGAAGCTGGAATGGATGGTCGTGGCCGAGGCCTTCGAAACGGAAACCGCCGCCTTCTGGAAGGTCGCCGGAGACAACCCCCGGACCGAAGTCTTCCTCCTCCCGGCAGCCATCTTCGCGGAAAAGGACGGCTCGTTCACGAACTCCTCCCGCTGGGCTCAGTGGAAGTACAAGGCGGCCGACCCGCCGGGGCTGGCCAAGACCGACCAGGAAATCCTCGCGCGGATCTTCCTGCGCCTCCGCCAGCTCTACGCGGCCGAGGGAGGCGCTTTCCCCGATCCGATCCTGGGGCTGGACTGGTCGTACAAGAATCCCTTCGAGCCCTCGCTCGAGGAAATCGCCCGCGAGATCAACGGACGGGACCTGGCGACGGGCCGGCAGCTTTCGGGATTCGCCGAGCTCAAGGCGGACGGGACCACCGCGTGCGGCAACTGGCTCTACTGCGGAAGCTTCACGGAAGCCGGCAATCTCATGGCGCGGCGCGATCCCCGCGACCCTTCCGGGCTGGGCCGCTACGAGGGCTGGGCCTGGAACTGGCCCATGAACCGCCGCGTCCTCTACAACCGCGCCTCCGCCGACGCCCAGGGACGTCCCTGGGATCCCTCGCGGCCGGGCATCGTCTGGGACGGCTCCCGCTGGATCGGCGACGTGCCGGACCTGCGCCCCGACGCCCCCCCCGGGACGCTCGACGCCTTCATCATGCTTCCGGAGGGAGTCGCCAAGCTCTGGGCGCCCGACTTCGCCGACGGTCCCTTCCCGGAACATTACGAGCCGGCCGAACATCCGGTTGATAATCCCCTCCACCCGAAACGCACGACGAACCCGGTCGCCCCGATCCTCACGAGCGACCTCGACAGGCTTGGAAGCTCCCGCGAGTACGATCTCGTGGCCACGACCTTCCGGCTCACGGAGCATTTCCATTACTGGACCAAGCACGTGGCCCCGACGGCGCTCCTTCAGCCCGAGTTCTTCGTCGAGATCCCCGAAGAACTGGCCGCCGCGCGCGGGTGGCGCAACGGCGACCGCGTCCGCGTCTCGACCCCCCGCGGATCCGTCGAGGGCCGGGCGCTGGTGACCCGCCGGATCCGCCCCCTGAAGGTCGCCGGCAAGACGGTCTGGCAGGTGGCGCTTCCCATCCACTGGGGCTTCACCGGCCGGACGGACAAGGGACGCGACCGCGGACCCCTCGTCAACCTCCTGACTCCGTCGGTGGTGGATCCGAACTCGTTCACCCCCGAGTACAAGACCTTCCTCGTCAAGCTGGAGAAGCTGCCGTGAGCGGCGCCCTCGAGATCGCCCGGATCTCCGCGGCCGAGCCGCGGGCGGCGGTGCGCGCGGACGAGCAGCTCTGCATGCTCATCGACACCACCACCTGCATCGGCTGCAAGGCGTGCGAGGTGGCCTGCGTGGAGTGGAACGACCTCAAGCTCGAGCCCGAATACGGCGAGCGGATCCTCCATTCCTATCAGACGATGCCGGACATGACCCCGGCCTTCTGGAACCTCATCCGGTTCGACGAAATCGCGGTGGACCGGGACCGCCGGCCGCTTCTCCCGGCCGCCGCGGAGGCCGCCGGCGACGCGGGCGTCATGATGCTCATGCGCAAGGACATGTGCATGCACTGCGCCGAGCCGGGGTGCCTGATCGCCTGCCCCGCCGAAGGCGCGATCGTTCAGTACACCAACGGCATCGTGGACTTCCGCCAGGACCACTGCATCGGGTGCGGGTATTGCATGACCGGATGCCCGTTCAACATCCCGAAATTCGACGGCGAATCGCGCCGCGTCTACAAGTGCACGATGTGCAGCGACCGCGTGGCTCACGGGCTGGGCCCCGCGTGCGTGAAAGCCTGCCCCACGGGCTGCCTGGAGTTCGGGACCAAGCGCGAGATGCTCCGGCGGGCCGCCCGGCGGGCCGAACAGGTCCGGACCGAGGGCTTTCCGAACGCGGGCGTCTACGATCCCGCCGGAGTGGGCGGCACGGGCGTCGTATACGTCCTCCACCACGCCGATCGGCCGGAGCTCTATGGAGCCCTTCCGGCGAATCCGCGAATCGACCCTCAGGTCGCCTTCTGGAAGGGTCCGCTCAAGTGGCTCGGCGGCCTTTCGCTCGGGGCGTCGCTGGCCGCGGCGGCGGTCCATTACCTCGTGGCCGGACCCCGCCGCACGCGCCCGGCCGCGGCGGCGCCGGCCCGCGAAATCGTCCGGTACACCGCCTTCGAGCGCGCGCTCCATTGGACCGTGGCGGCGACGTTTCTCTATCTCGCTCTGACGGGCCTGGGGCTCTTCACCCCCAAGCTGGCGTGGTTGCTCGACCTTCTGGGCGGCGGCCAGACCGCGCGCGCGTGGCACCCGATCGTGGGAATGGTCTTCGTCGCGGCGGTGCTCGGACAGTTCGCCCTGTGGTTCCGCGACCTTCGCCTGACCGGGCAGGACGTCGCCTGGCTTCGGAAGATCCGCGACTACGTGGCCGGCCGCGACGAGAAGGTCCCGCCGTCCGGACGCTTCAACGCGGGACAAAAGCTCCTTTTCCGGGCGCAGGTCTTCCTGGCCGCCGTCCTCCTGGCCAGCGGAGTGCCGATCTGGTTCCCGGAGGAATTTTCCCGCGGCCTGCGGCTTTGGTCGCTCGGGATTCACTCCGCCGGCGCCGTCGCGGCGATCCTCTCCCTCGTCGTCCACGTGCACATGTCCGTTTTCGTCACCCGCGGCGCGCTGCGCGCCATGACCGAGGGGAAGGTCACGGAGGACTGGGCCCGGCACCACCATGCCGCGTGGGCCGAGGAGAAGCTCGGCCCTCCGGAACCTCCCCGGGGATAGCCCTCCGGTGAGCGACGTGTGGGACCGCCGGATCCGGCGCGCTGCCGAGCTCGAACGGGAGTGGCCCTTCGCCGCGGACCTCCTGCGCTTCTACCGCGAACTGGCCGCCCTCCAGCGGGAAATCGCGCGGCAGGATCGGGCCGTCGCCCTGCGCCGCCTGATCGCCTGGACGGCCGGGCGCGCGCCCGCGGCGGCCGCGGCCGAGGCGCGGCTCTGGGAGAACGATCCCGAAGGCCGCTGGCGGGAAGAGGAGTCGCGCCCCCACGCCCGGGACGGTTCCTGCCGGGATTGCGCCTCGCCTCTTTATCACTTTCTGCGCGCGGCGCTCGGCCAGGCGTTCGCCGCCGGCGCTCCGGCGGCCTCCGAACCCCGCGGAGAATCCCCCTGCTGCGGCGCGCCGCCCGGAGCGGCCGTTCTGCGCGAGGACCCCGAAGCCGGGGCCCTGCGGCGGTCGCTGCTTTGTTCCCGATGCGCGAGCGAGTGGGCCTTTCCGCGGATTCTGTGCCCGCGCTGCCGCGAGGAGCGACCGGAGAGGCTCCCGCGCTACGCGGCCGACGAAATCCCCTGGGTGCGGATCGAAGCGTGCGACTCGTGCCGCCGGTACCTCAAGGCCATCGATCTCTCCCGGAATCCCGGAGCCGACCCCCTGGTGGACGAGCTCGGATCGACGCCGCTCGATCTGGCGGCCCGCGAGCGCGGATACGAGAAGATCGCCCCCAACCTGGCCGGGCTGTGACCCGGCGTCAGGCGGCCCGCGTCGCCGGCGGACGCCGCATCGCGTACCGGATCCAGAAGTAGACGTGGGGATCGAGAATGTCGAGCTCCCGCGATTCGGCGTCCCACTCCACGGGGCGGTGCTCGGGATTTTCGAAGATCTCGTTCCACTGGTTGAGCGCGCCGAGCAGATCGGGTTTCTCGCCCTGCACCAGACGGGCCGCGCGCTCCCGCAGCTCCTCGTAGCCGAACTTCATCCGCGGCGGGTCCAGAGCGATCGCCCGCGTCAGCACTTCGTACACGTCGCCGCGATCCTCGTCGGAGAACCCGTAGACCTTGCGCTCCGGGCCGCGCCGCCGCGGCCCCTGCCGGAGCTTGGCGAGAACCGTGTCGTTGACGTAGGAGCGCGCCGCCCGATCCAGGACGGCCCGCCGGTCGATCTCTCCAAGCCCGAACGCCCGCGGCGGCCCCTCTCCCGAAACTCCCAGAACGCGGCACGTTTCCAGGCACAGCGTGTGCATGATCTGCGGCGACGTCAGCGCTTCCTCCGCGAGCCAGGCGAGCACTTCGCCGCTCGGCCGCAGTCCGACCTTCGGGAAGCCCAGATGGCCGATCTTCATGAGATCCTGCGCCGTCCAGAACCCGAGGTCGATCGAGTAGACGCGACCGCTCAGATCCGGATTGGAACGGACGGGATCGTCCTCCCGGTGGGGCAGGCTCAGGATCACGACCGTGACGCCTTCGTAGGCGGCGCGCTTGATCTGGCGGCAGATCTCGCGCTGAACCTCCCGATCCACGTAGTGGAAGTCGTCCAGCACCAGCGGCAGACGGCGCCGCCGGAGCGCCTGAAGCGCGTACTCCATCGGATTGACGCGCACGCTCTGCGTCAGGCGCCCCCCCGCCTGGTCGAAGGCCTGCATCCAGAGATCCTCGGGCCCCCGGATGCGGCCGCCGGGAATCACGACCTGGTCGCGCCCGAAGCGGCGCTCGCAGAGCGTGGTCTTTCCGGTCTTGGAGGCCCCCACGATCGAGACGATCTTGCCGGGCTGCGCGAGCGCCTCGTCGAGCTGGCGCTCGAACTTGCCTCCCTGCGGAGCGACGTAGGTCTGCGCGGGAAATCCGTCCGGGATGAAAACGTCTACAGGACGCATGCCGAGGGGCCGGCCGCCCCCTGAGTGAGCCCGCGGGGCGCCCGGGAGTTACGGCCGGGGTTCAGCGCCGTTCGACGAACTCGGCCGATCCCCCCGAGGCGGGAGGTTCGCCT encodes the following:
- the fdxH gene encoding formate dehydrogenase subunit beta, producing the protein MSGALEIARISAAEPRAAVRADEQLCMLIDTTTCIGCKACEVACVEWNDLKLEPEYGERILHSYQTMPDMTPAFWNLIRFDEIAVDRDRRPLLPAAAEAAGDAGVMMLMRKDMCMHCAEPGCLIACPAEGAIVQYTNGIVDFRQDHCIGCGYCMTGCPFNIPKFDGESRRVYKCTMCSDRVAHGLGPACVKACPTGCLEFGTKREMLRRAARRAEQVRTEGFPNAGVYDPAGVGGTGVVYVLHHADRPELYGALPANPRIDPQVAFWKGPLKWLGGLSLGASLAAAAVHYLVAGPRRTRPAAAAPAREIVRYTAFERALHWTVAATFLYLALTGLGLFTPKLAWLLDLLGGGQTARAWHPIVGMVFVAAVLGQFALWFRDLRLTGQDVAWLRKIRDYVAGRDEKVPPSGRFNAGQKLLFRAQVFLAAVLLASGVPIWFPEEFSRGLRLWSLGIHSAGAVAAILSLVVHVHMSVFVTRGALRAMTEGKVTEDWARHHHAAWAEEKLGPPEPPRG
- the fdhE gene encoding formate dehydrogenase accessory protein FdhE; amino-acid sequence: MSDVWDRRIRRAAELEREWPFAADLLRFYRELAALQREIARQDRAVALRRLIAWTAGRAPAAAAAEARLWENDPEGRWREEESRPHARDGSCRDCASPLYHFLRAALGQAFAAGAPAASEPRGESPCCGAPPGAAVLREDPEAGALRRSLLCSRCASEWAFPRILCPRCREERPERLPRYAADEIPWVRIEACDSCRRYLKAIDLSRNPGADPLVDELGSTPLDLAARERGYEKIAPNLAGL
- the fdnG gene encoding formate dehydrogenase-N subunit alpha, with translation MEVTRRSFLKVSAAGALVTPLGFDLSPALAEARRFKIARTTETRSICPYCSVSCGVIVHTRGDGKNTQRQIVHVEGDPDHPINQGTLCPKGATLKHYVDNDRRLVRPLHRAPGAREWTPISWDEAVDRIARRIKATRDATFVAQDARGRRVHRLESIAAIGGCTDTNEFNWLFQKTARALGIVHLEQQSRIUHGPTVASLAPTFGRGAMTNGWTDIRNADVILAMGGNPAENHPCGFKWAIEAKKKRGARLVCVDPRYNRTAAVSDAFVPIRSGTDIAFLGGLIRHALENRRFHEEYVRLHTNALFLLEPGSEFDPREGVFGGFDGTRYDRSRWRYRLDDKGFARRAASLDDPDCVFQHLRRHFSRYTPEVVADICGCSREDFLRAADIVTSTGTPDRVGTILYALGWTQHSTAVQIIRSAAILQLLLGNVGRPGGGVNALRGHANIQGGTDHGVAYHALPGYLRMPEPDDRTAADYLRRLIPPALSPTSMNYWAHADRFFVSLMKALYGKAATAENDWAYDWLPKVDGNYSWVYIFDRMYRGQIRGFLVFGMNPVANGPNSEKILAALSKLEWMVVAEAFETETAAFWKVAGDNPRTEVFLLPAAIFAEKDGSFTNSSRWAQWKYKAADPPGLAKTDQEILARIFLRLRQLYAAEGGAFPDPILGLDWSYKNPFEPSLEEIAREINGRDLATGRQLSGFAELKADGTTACGNWLYCGSFTEAGNLMARRDPRDPSGLGRYEGWAWNWPMNRRVLYNRASADAQGRPWDPSRPGIVWDGSRWIGDVPDLRPDAPPGTLDAFIMLPEGVAKLWAPDFADGPFPEHYEPAEHPVDNPLHPKRTTNPVAPILTSDLDRLGSSREYDLVATTFRLTEHFHYWTKHVAPTALLQPEFFVEIPEELAAARGWRNGDRVRVSTPRGSVEGRALVTRRIRPLKVAGKTVWQVALPIHWGFTGRTDKGRDRGPLVNLLTPSVVDPNSFTPEYKTFLVKLEKLP